In the genome of bacterium, the window GAGCAACAGCCATCCCAATAGATCTATTCGAGGTCGAACTGACATGCTTTTCTCCAAAAAACTGCCTCAGGGGCGTTTGCCTGAAAGTAATTTTCAACAATTTTGCGTTTTAAGCAAGCACTTTCTGCACTGGTTACGCGGTTCCGGCGTAATTGGTTCCCTCCTACTGCCAGGCTACGGCACTGTTTGCCTGTGCGGGAGCATTTTCGCCCAGACCGTGCAATCCTACAGCACTGCCCGCATTTTGGGACTGGCAGGCGCTGAGATCTGTGTGACCGGCTGCGGCTGCGCTAACGCCAACCCCGCAGCGCTGGCTGCCGGCCATCGCTTGTATGCCGAAATGTCAGGCCATTCGCCATTCGGCATAAAAGAGCTTTCCATTTGTCGATTGGAGCTCGGCCGGGCGGGGCCGCGACAAGGAGCGGCCGCAGACATCAGCTATATGGGGTTTGACCAATATCAGGAAGGAAGCGCTTCCTGCAGAGCCGCTCGCTTGCTATGGGGCCGGATGGCTCTCGGCGCTGCCTGGCGTTACACCTGGTGGCACATCGTCCGCTATGGCCAGCGCGGCGGCCATTCGCTGGAGCTGGGGCTGCTTCATCAGTGCGCGCCCTCCTTCAGTTGGGGAGCGGTGATCAAGGAGCTGGCCCTCGGCAAAAATTTGCAAACTCCGCCGGATGAGTTTTACTCCTGGCAGATCGGCTGCCGCTGGTCCGCCGGGCTGCCGGCGGATTGCTATCTGGAATATCATCGGCAATCGCCGTGGCCGGCCCGCATCCGCATGGCCATGGAGATCAAGTGGAAACAAATTCTGCGTCTGCGCTGGGGATGGGCTCTGGAGCCTTCCATTTTCTCTTTCGGTTTTGGCATTGTGCAAAAAAAACTGCGAATGGATTACGCCGTTTCCGAGCATCCGGACTTGGGGCTGACGTATGGAATGACCCTCTGTTTTTGTCAGGAGACACCATGAAAAAGATCGTCGGTTGGCTGCTGGTCTTTGTTTCGCTCTCGGCACAGGAACCGGATTGGGAAAAAATGGTCGGCGCTGAGCAAGAGTCAGACGGCGATCACCTGGTGTCCGATCATCTGGAGTCTTTACAGCGATCGCCGATGGACCTCAATCGCGCTTCTGCCTCAGACCTCGAGTCTTTGCCTTGGATCGCCCCGCAGGTGGCGCACGCCATCGTCGCGTTCCGCAACCGGTTTGGTCCGTTTCACTCCCTGCAGCAATTGACCCTGATCAAGGGCATGGACGAAACCACTCTGGCGCTGATCGCGCCGTTTGTCTTTTGCAAAGATCAGCGACGCAGGGCATCTTCGGGGGGCAACATCCGCTATCTGTGGAGCCAACCGCTGCAACAGAGCCGCGGATTTATCGAAAAAAAATACAACGGCTCTCCCGTGAAAGCGCTTCTCCGCACACAGATCCAACCGCTGGATTGGCTGCAACTGGGCTGGCTGATGGAAAAAGACAGCGGTGAACGCTCTTTGAACGATTACCGTTGCGGCTATGTGCAGGTACAGCGGTCGCACCCAGGGATCACGCTCCTGCTCGGCCACCTGACGGCGGAAAGCGGTCAAGGCCTTGTCTTCAGCCACCCAGGAAAATGGAGCGACGCATGGGATGCGCTGGCAGCTGCCAAGCGCAGAATCAAAACGGTGCGGCCTTATCTTTCCACCGACGAAAACGCCGGTCTGTTCGGAAGCGCGCTGCAGTGGCAGTCCGATCGACTGCAGGCGACTTTGTTGTGGAGCCGAACCCCGGTGGATGCATCGGTGGAAAACGACTCCATCCGTTCATTCATCGCCACGGGACTGCACCGCAGCGCCGCAGAACGCGCAACGCAAAGCCGGGTGAAAAAAACCGCGGCCGGCGCCATAGTGCGCTGGCAGCCCTTGGCAGGACTGTGTCTGGGCCTGTGCGTGCAGCAGCTGGAGTTGAATGCGCCGGCCAAAAAACAGAACCGGCCGGATGCGTTCTTTGATTTCAGCGGCCGTTCCGCTCTCGCGGCGGGCTTAAATTGGGATGCCATGATCGGGTCGGTCAACTGGTTCGGCGAGTGCGCGCGGATCGGCGACGCCGTCGCGGTCAACAGCGGTGTATGGTGGCAAATGGCTCAGTGGCGTCAGGTGCTAGCGGTGGAGCTTATTCCGACCGAATATGACCATTTGCTCTATCCACACCTGAGCCTGCCGGAGAAAAATCGCCGCAGCCTGCGATGGGCAATGATGTGGCAGGTGCTGCCGAGTCTCACTCTCTCGTTCTCCGCCCTGTACACGCTGCATCCCTGGTTGCGCTATCGCGTGGAATATGCCTCCACTCTGTCGGAAAGACAGCAGATCGTGGCGGTGCTGGCGGCAAGTAAAGGCTTGACCGTGACGATGCGCTGTCAACGGGCAGGCAATCCCGGCAGCGAAACCCTGACCGCGGATGAAAAAATAATCAGAAACCAGATCCGCAACGCTCTTCTAGGCCAGATCGATTACCAGCCGGCTAAAAGCCTGAACCTGCGCAGCCGGGTTGAATGGAATCTCGTCGTGCGGCGAAAAACACTCGCGGCTCTGGAACAGAACAGCCAGGCCGTTTCTCTGTATCAGCAGGCGATCTGTTCGCTCGCCCGATCCGGCTCTTTATGCGCACGGTTGACCTGGTTTCAGGCATCCGAATACGATAATCGTTTTTTTGAGTATGAACAGGACCTGCCCGGCCGCCTGCGGATAAAAATGCTCTATGGCCGAGGCTGGCGCTGGTTTCTGCTGGCCGGGTTTCGTTACCGTGGCCTGCACTTGACCGCCAAGTACGAAGAGACCATCTACCAAGATCGGGATCATACCGGCTCGGGATGGGATGAAGTGAGCGGCAACCGGGAGCGCTGGGGTTCGCTGCAGGCTGAGCTGCGCTGGTGAACGTCCCGTGTCGATTCCGTCTGGCGTGGAATTGGATATTGACTGCAAAGGGTAAAATGAGTAAATTGTTCAAGGGGAAATTAGGCAACGAATGCTCGTCACAAGATGACTGGAAAAGCATGTCTTTTCGATCAATTGCCCAGGCCCTGGGTAAAAGGTGGTTCCTTCGTACCGCTCATCATGAGCCGACATTGGTCAAATTGCCGGCCCAATCCATACGCACCCAGCGGGTGTTGGTGCTGCTGCCTGAAGACGAACTCGAGTATCGCCGGGCGGTCCAGCAGAAAAACTTGACCGCTCTGCAGTCGATGTTTCCTCATGCCCGGCTGCATCTGATCAAACATAAATCCCT includes:
- a CDS encoding helix-hairpin-helix domain-containing protein encodes the protein MKKIVGWLLVFVSLSAQEPDWEKMVGAEQESDGDHLVSDHLESLQRSPMDLNRASASDLESLPWIAPQVAHAIVAFRNRFGPFHSLQQLTLIKGMDETTLALIAPFVFCKDQRRRASSGGNIRYLWSQPLQQSRGFIEKKYNGSPVKALLRTQIQPLDWLQLGWLMEKDSGERSLNDYRCGYVQVQRSHPGITLLLGHLTAESGQGLVFSHPGKWSDAWDALAAAKRRIKTVRPYLSTDENAGLFGSALQWQSDRLQATLLWSRTPVDASVENDSIRSFIATGLHRSAAERATQSRVKKTAAGAIVRWQPLAGLCLGLCVQQLELNAPAKKQNRPDAFFDFSGRSALAAGLNWDAMIGSVNWFGECARIGDAVAVNSGVWWQMAQWRQVLAVELIPTEYDHLLYPHLSLPEKNRRSLRWAMMWQVLPSLTLSFSALYTLHPWLRYRVEYASTLSERQQIVAVLAASKGLTVTMRCQRAGNPGSETLTADEKIIRNQIRNALLGQIDYQPAKSLNLRSRVEWNLVVRRKTLAALEQNSQAVSLYQQAICSLARSGSLCARLTWFQASEYDNRFFEYEQDLPGRLRIKMLYGRGWRWFLLAGFRYRGLHLTAKYEETIYQDRDHTGSGWDEVSGNRERWGSLQAELRW